A DNA window from Enterobacter asburiae contains the following coding sequences:
- the sucC gene encoding ADP-forming succinate--CoA ligase subunit beta yields the protein MNLHEYQAKQLFARYGLPAPVGYACTTPREAEEAASKIGSGPWVVKCQVHAGGRGKAGGVKVVKSKEEIRAFAEHWLGKRLVTYQTDANGQPVNQILVEAATDIAKELYLGAVVDRSSRRVVFMASTEGGVEIEKVAEETPHLIHKVAIDPLAGPMPYQGRELAFKLGLEGKLVQQFTKIFMGLANIFLERDLALIEINPLVITTQGDLICLDGKLGADGNALFRQSDLREMRDQSQEDPREAQAAQWELNYVALDGNIGCMVNGAGLAMGTMDIVKLHGGEPANFLDVGGGATKERVTEAFKIILSDDNVKAVLVNIFGGIVRCDLIADGIIGAVEEVGVNVPVVVRLEGNNAELGAKKLADSGLNIIAAKSLTDAAQQVVAAVEGK from the coding sequence ATGAACTTACATGAATATCAGGCCAAACAGCTGTTTGCCCGGTATGGCTTACCGGCTCCGGTGGGTTATGCCTGTACTACCCCGCGTGAAGCAGAAGAAGCCGCATCTAAAATCGGTTCCGGCCCTTGGGTAGTTAAGTGTCAGGTTCACGCTGGTGGCCGTGGTAAAGCGGGCGGTGTGAAGGTTGTTAAGAGCAAAGAAGAGATTCGTGCGTTTGCTGAACATTGGCTCGGCAAGCGTCTGGTAACGTACCAGACAGATGCGAACGGCCAGCCGGTTAACCAGATCCTGGTTGAAGCGGCGACCGATATCGCGAAAGAACTGTACCTGGGCGCGGTTGTTGACCGTAGCTCCCGTCGCGTGGTGTTCATGGCGTCTACCGAAGGCGGCGTGGAAATCGAAAAAGTGGCGGAAGAAACCCCGCACCTGATCCACAAAGTGGCAATCGATCCGCTGGCAGGTCCAATGCCTTACCAGGGTCGCGAGCTGGCGTTCAAACTGGGCCTGGAAGGCAAGCTGGTTCAGCAGTTCACCAAGATCTTCATGGGTCTGGCGAACATCTTCCTGGAGCGCGACCTGGCGCTGATCGAGATCAACCCGCTGGTGATCACCACCCAGGGCGACCTGATCTGCCTCGACGGCAAGCTGGGCGCTGACGGCAACGCGCTGTTCCGCCAGTCCGATCTGCGCGAAATGCGCGATCAGTCTCAGGAAGATCCGCGTGAAGCGCAGGCTGCACAGTGGGAGCTGAACTACGTGGCGCTGGACGGCAACATCGGCTGCATGGTTAACGGTGCGGGCCTGGCAATGGGCACCATGGACATCGTTAAGCTGCACGGCGGTGAGCCAGCAAACTTCCTCGACGTAGGCGGTGGCGCAACCAAAGAGCGCGTAACCGAAGCGTTCAAAATCATTCTCTCTGACGACAACGTGAAGGCCGTTCTGGTTAACATCTTCGGCGGCATCGTTCGTTGCGACCTGATCGCCGACGGTATCATCGGTGCGGTAGAAGAAGTGGGCGTGAACGTTCCGGTGGTTGTGCGTCTGGAAGGTAACAACGCTGAACTCGGCGCGAAAAAACTGGCTGACAGCGGCCTGAATATTATTGCAGCGAAAAGTCTGACGGATGCAGCTCAGCAGGTTGTTGCCGCAGTGGAGGGGAAATAA
- the odhB gene encoding 2-oxoglutarate dehydrogenase complex dihydrolipoyllysine-residue succinyltransferase, with protein MSSVDILVPDLPESVADATVATWHKKPGDAVKRDEVLVEIETDKVVLEVPASADGVLDAVLEDEGTTVTSRQILGRLREGNSAGKESSAKSEEKASTPAQRQQASLEEQSNDALSPAIRRLLAEHSLDPAAIKGTGVGGRLTREDIDKHLAKAPAQAEAKAPAAAPAAQPALGARSEKRVPMTRLRKRVAERLLEAKNSTAMLTTFNEVNMKPIMDLRKQYGDAFEKRHGIRLGFMSFYVKAVVEALKRYPEVNASIDGDDVVYHNYFDVSMAVSTPRGLVTPVLRDVDTLGMADIEKNIKELAVKGRDGKLTVDDLTGGNFTITNGGVFGSLMSTPIINPPQSAILGMHAIKDRPMAVDGKVEILPMMYLALSYDHRLIDGRESVGFLVAIKELLEDPTRLLLDV; from the coding sequence ATGAGTAGCGTAGATATTCTTGTTCCCGACCTGCCTGAATCCGTAGCAGATGCGACCGTCGCTACCTGGCACAAAAAACCAGGCGATGCCGTTAAGCGCGATGAAGTGCTGGTAGAAATCGAAACTGACAAAGTGGTACTGGAAGTACCGGCTTCGGCGGATGGCGTTCTGGACGCGGTGCTGGAAGATGAAGGTACCACCGTAACCTCTCGTCAGATCCTCGGTCGCCTGCGTGAAGGCAACAGCGCGGGCAAAGAGTCCAGCGCGAAATCTGAAGAGAAAGCCTCTACGCCGGCTCAGCGCCAGCAGGCTTCTCTGGAAGAACAGTCTAACGACGCCCTCAGCCCGGCGATCCGTCGCCTGCTGGCTGAACACAGCCTTGACCCGGCAGCCATCAAAGGCACCGGTGTGGGCGGTCGTCTGACCCGCGAAGACATCGACAAACACCTTGCGAAAGCGCCTGCTCAGGCAGAAGCGAAAGCCCCTGCGGCAGCACCAGCAGCACAGCCTGCTCTGGGTGCCCGCAGCGAAAAACGCGTGCCGATGACCCGCCTGCGCAAGCGTGTGGCCGAGCGTCTGCTGGAAGCGAAAAACTCCACCGCGATGCTGACCACCTTCAACGAAGTGAACATGAAGCCAATCATGGATCTGCGCAAGCAGTACGGTGACGCGTTTGAAAAACGTCACGGCATCCGTCTGGGCTTTATGTCCTTCTACGTGAAAGCGGTAGTTGAAGCGCTGAAACGCTACCCGGAAGTGAACGCGTCTATCGATGGCGATGACGTGGTTTACCACAACTATTTCGACGTCAGCATGGCGGTTTCTACTCCACGCGGCCTGGTCACCCCGGTTCTGCGTGATGTGGATACCCTGGGTATGGCTGACATCGAGAAAAACATTAAAGAGCTGGCTGTAAAAGGCCGCGACGGCAAGCTGACCGTAGACGACCTGACCGGCGGTAACTTCACCATTACCAACGGCGGCGTATTCGGCTCGCTGATGTCTACCCCGATCATTAACCCGCCGCAGAGCGCGATCCTGGGTATGCATGCCATTAAAGATCGCCCTATGGCGGTAGACGGTAAAGTTGAGATCCTGCCGATGATGTACCTGGCGCTCTCGTACGATCACCGCCTGATCGACGGCCGCGAGTCCGTGGGCTTCCTGGTCGCGATTAAAGAGCTGCTGGAAGATCCAACCCGTCTGCTGCTGGACGTCTAG